In one window of Meiothermus sp. DNA:
- a CDS encoding outer membrane beta-barrel protein codes for MKKILLPLVLIVFGLLAQSLAQRPYLGGTFAFALNDSTATFGVQFGANFTPAFGARGSLAFSSGGGLTGFGFGVDGLYLITTPNSPINPYIGAGVGLGFLSGFVQGASVSGLVFGADGILGVEYLLNRQFALFAEARPGFVIGTVSGTSGGSAVSLPISGTTVELRVGANIYF; via the coding sequence ATGAAAAAAATCTTGTTGCCCCTAGTCTTGATCGTCTTCGGTCTCCTTGCTCAAAGCCTTGCCCAGCGCCCCTACCTGGGCGGAACTTTCGCTTTTGCGCTCAACGACAGCACCGCTACCTTCGGGGTTCAGTTCGGGGCCAACTTCACCCCAGCCTTTGGAGCCAGGGGCAGCCTGGCTTTCAGCTCAGGGGGAGGATTAACCGGATTCGGCTTTGGGGTGGATGGTCTATATCTGATCACTACGCCCAACTCTCCCATCAACCCCTATATCGGGGCGGGGGTCGGGCTGGGTTTCCTCAGCGGCTTTGTACAGGGGGCCTCGGTCTCGGGGCTGGTGTTTGGGGCCGATGGAATCCTTGGGGTCGAATACCTGCTCAACCGCCAGTTCGCGCTGTTCGCCGAGGCCCGTCCCGGTTTCGTGATCGGCACCGTCAGTGGGACATCAGGTGGATCAGCAGTTTCGCTCCCGATCAGCGGCACCACGGTAGAACTGCGGGTCGGGGCAAACATTTATTTCTAA
- a CDS encoding tetratricopeptide repeat protein codes for MSSQPQLRIGLLGSFRLSLDDQIVPIQAQRRKKANDVIKLLALQPGLRLHQDQVLDALWPDLDEKSGMNNLHQNLYHARRMLEPGLSKGVRSRFLTLEHEVLVLYAGPVEVDYQEFLRLQAQARRQGDVALYEAAVGLYRGDLLPQDIYEDWTEPQRDEARSLYLAALLELAQLLEQRGDLAQACRFLEQAIAKEPTTEAAHLALIQIYARTGQQMEAIRQFQALREALVRELGEEPDERTRAVYEQVLQQLPSPPELSLPAGPARAQGWVPVPLSPLIGREAALEETLQLLSTTRCLTLTGAAGSGKTRLAQELATRVQGRYTGGVWWVELVAMSEDQMILPAIAQTLGVHATSQTPLKGILERLRGHKTLLILDNCEHLIDGCAETAIQLLKSLPELHLLATSREALGIVGEIAWVVAPLEVPDPKDDLNLENLNRFEAVQFLVERIRQYRPNYRLNAQNAIHIAQICRRLEGLPLALELAATWVGVLSLEQIVARLDNSLRLLTRGQRGGERHHQTLEAALQWSYDLLQEPEKNLFVRLAVCVGSWSLEAAEMLCADQNFEVGELAERHARLVRTSMVLALEEGSQLRFRMLEPVRQFALAQLETQGLTQATRKLLLEWYLAEATRIAPKLTGADQAQWYSYLSAEYENLQAVLWWSQRAEIELGLQLAARLWRFWQVKGHAQEILIWFEQTLPKAPLVPPAILAEAYNAAGIMARTCGRYALSFDYLEQALATRRALGDRRGEAITLNNLAVSARDQADYPRVEYYARLSLAIAQEIGDRNLEALGLMNLGVVLRGQSQNEAAKAHFQLSLAIFSELGEKRSVAALHNYLGNLAQEQGYWQEARQLYQQSLELNQELGDFWGLGISTHNLANLWCEQQEYTRAWEMLLQSLTHYRRAGVRHGLNECFETLARIAYKRGSPEQAAWALGVLDELEASMGLAVSPELLGLREQLVEELVQSMDRHTFMEAYQKGRSVSLEQAYEEILAGFSEVSN; via the coding sequence ATGTCTTCTCAGCCGCAGTTGCGCATTGGGCTGCTGGGCTCCTTTCGTTTGAGCCTGGACGACCAGATTGTGCCCATCCAGGCCCAGCGTAGGAAGAAAGCCAATGATGTCATCAAGTTGCTGGCCCTCCAGCCTGGGTTACGTCTTCACCAAGACCAGGTGCTGGACGCACTTTGGCCCGACCTTGATGAGAAGTCGGGCATGAACAACCTGCATCAGAATCTCTACCATGCCCGCCGCATGCTCGAGCCCGGGCTTTCCAAGGGAGTCAGGTCGCGCTTCCTGACCCTCGAGCACGAGGTTCTGGTGCTGTATGCGGGCCCTGTAGAGGTGGATTATCAGGAGTTTCTGAGGTTACAGGCCCAGGCCCGCAGACAGGGCGATGTGGCCCTCTACGAGGCGGCGGTGGGGCTTTACCGGGGTGATCTGCTGCCGCAAGACATTTACGAGGATTGGACGGAGCCGCAGCGTGACGAGGCTCGCTCGCTGTATCTGGCGGCCCTGCTCGAGCTGGCCCAACTACTGGAACAGCGGGGCGATCTGGCCCAGGCCTGCCGCTTCCTGGAGCAGGCCATTGCCAAAGAACCCACCACCGAGGCCGCTCATCTGGCCTTGATACAGATCTACGCACGCACGGGGCAACAGATGGAGGCCATCAGGCAGTTTCAGGCCCTGCGCGAAGCCTTAGTGCGCGAATTGGGTGAAGAGCCCGATGAGCGTACCCGGGCCGTGTATGAACAGGTTTTGCAGCAATTGCCGAGCCCGCCCGAGCTGTCATTACCTGCCGGGCCTGCGCGAGCTCAAGGATGGGTGCCGGTACCGTTATCCCCCTTAATTGGCCGCGAAGCGGCACTGGAAGAAACCCTTCAGTTGCTATCCACCACCCGCTGCTTGACGCTAACAGGAGCAGCCGGCTCGGGGAAAACCCGCCTAGCCCAGGAACTGGCCACCAGAGTCCAGGGCCGGTATACGGGCGGGGTCTGGTGGGTGGAACTCGTAGCCATGAGCGAGGACCAGATGATACTGCCAGCCATCGCCCAGACACTGGGCGTGCACGCCACCTCCCAAACCCCCTTAAAGGGTATTCTTGAGAGGCTGCGGGGTCATAAAACCTTGCTGATACTGGATAACTGCGAACATTTGATTGACGGCTGTGCCGAGACTGCCATTCAGCTGCTAAAGTCGTTGCCAGAGTTGCATTTGCTAGCCACCAGCCGCGAAGCACTGGGGATCGTGGGGGAGATCGCCTGGGTAGTGGCTCCCCTGGAAGTTCCTGATCCCAAAGATGATCTCAACCTCGAGAATCTCAATCGCTTTGAAGCGGTGCAGTTTTTAGTCGAGCGTATTCGACAGTACCGACCTAACTACCGACTAAACGCACAGAATGCGATTCACATAGCACAAATCTGCCGTCGTCTGGAAGGCTTACCGCTGGCTCTGGAATTGGCGGCAACCTGGGTGGGGGTGCTATCCCTGGAACAGATTGTTGCCCGCCTGGACAACAGTCTGCGTCTGCTTACGCGGGGCCAGCGGGGTGGAGAGCGCCACCACCAGACCCTGGAAGCGGCTTTGCAATGGAGTTACGACTTGCTCCAGGAGCCCGAAAAAAATTTATTTGTGCGGCTTGCAGTGTGCGTGGGGAGTTGGTCGCTCGAGGCCGCCGAAATGCTGTGCGCTGATCAAAATTTTGAGGTGGGAGAACTGGCTGAGCGTCACGCCCGGTTGGTGCGTACCTCGATGGTGCTGGCGCTGGAGGAGGGTTCTCAATTGCGCTTTCGCATGCTCGAGCCGGTACGTCAGTTCGCTCTGGCCCAGCTCGAGACCCAGGGGCTGACCCAGGCAACCCGAAAACTACTACTGGAATGGTATCTGGCCGAGGCAACCCGGATTGCCCCCAAGCTCACGGGTGCAGACCAGGCCCAGTGGTATAGCTACCTTTCCGCAGAGTACGAAAACCTCCAGGCTGTTTTATGGTGGAGCCAGCGTGCAGAGATCGAGCTGGGCTTACAGCTCGCAGCGCGTTTGTGGCGTTTCTGGCAGGTAAAGGGCCACGCCCAGGAGATACTGATCTGGTTCGAGCAGACCTTGCCCAAAGCCCCTCTGGTGCCCCCGGCTATTCTGGCCGAGGCCTACAACGCTGCAGGTATCATGGCGCGAACCTGTGGTCGGTATGCCCTGTCATTCGACTACCTGGAGCAGGCCCTGGCCACCCGAAGGGCCCTCGGTGATCGGCGGGGGGAGGCCATCACGCTGAACAATTTGGCTGTGAGCGCTCGAGACCAGGCAGACTACCCCAGGGTTGAATACTATGCACGCCTGAGTCTGGCCATCGCTCAAGAAATTGGCGACAGAAACCTCGAGGCCTTGGGTTTAATGAACTTGGGGGTGGTGCTTCGTGGGCAGTCTCAAAATGAAGCTGCTAAAGCCCACTTTCAGCTTAGCTTGGCCATTTTCAGCGAGTTGGGTGAAAAGCGATCAGTAGCCGCACTCCATAACTATCTAGGTAACCTGGCCCAAGAACAGGGCTACTGGCAAGAAGCCCGCCAGCTCTACCAGCAAAGCCTCGAGCTCAATCAGGAATTAGGAGATTTCTGGGGTCTGGGTATCTCTACCCACAATCTGGCTAATCTTTGGTGTGAGCAGCAAGAATATACCAGGGCCTGGGAAATGCTTCTGCAAAGCCTAACTCATTACCGTCGTGCCGGAGTACGACATGGCCTAAATGAGTGCTTTGAAACCCTGGCCAGGATTGCCTATAAGCGGGGCAGCCCAGAGCAAGCAGCCTGGGCCCTTGGGGTACTGGATGAGCTCGAGGCATCCATGGGCCTGGCCGTGTCGCCGGAGCTGCTAGGACTGCGTGAGCAACTGGTGGAGGAACTGGTTCAAAGCATGGACCGGCATACCTTTATGGAGGCTTACCAAAAAGGCCGCAGCGTCTCACTCGAGCAAGCCTATGAAGAAATTCTTGCAGGGTTTTCAGAAGTGAGCAATTGA
- a CDS encoding xanthine dehydrogenase family protein molybdopterin-binding subunit — MSNRYIGQPMKRLEDGKLIQGQGQYLADLTTQNLLHVVLVRSPYAHARLGQIDPSEALQIPGVVAIYTSKDLPHIFAPASGARDSKVAPHPVLARDTVRYVGEPVAAIVATSLAAAEDAALQIYVDYDPLPAHPVPLQALYADPLHPELQTNIALQRTTRSGDSAEAFQKAHKVVRAQLLQQRVAPAPMEPRGILASWDGIREVLTVWSSTQMPHDLRSAVAEKLGLAENQVRVITPDVGGAFGAKINVYPEEILVAYLAKNLGKSVRWVEGRGESFSATIHGRAQVAELEMAFDADGKILGLRGRVVADLGAYALETTLGNVPGTILMLQGPYEIPTVELEMLGVYTNATPTGAYRGAGRPEATYYLERLMDMGARELGLDPAEIRRRNFIQGPFPYKTRTGAKYDSGAYAEVLQKLLEVSRYQVLRAEQAQARSQGRLVGIGLCSYVEITGYGWDTGGVRINPDGSAVIFTGTSPHGQGTQNAFVQIVAERLGLSPDRISVVQGDTLAIPYGMGTAGSRTLSVGGSAVLKAADEVRAKVQRIAAHLLEAAPEDIDLLEQGWGVRGTDQSVSLEQVIATAFNPRKLPPGLEPGLEGHASFALKDANYPFGAHLAMVEVDPETGQISILRYIAVDDCGLVVNPLLFEGQQHGGIAQGIGQALYEGMRYDAEGQNLTASLLEYALPRADQIPWMEPHRHQTPSPTNPLGVKGVGEAGAIAATPAVVNAVLDALGLAHLDMPLTPEKVWKQISL; from the coding sequence ATGTCGAACCGCTATATTGGCCAACCCATGAAGCGCCTCGAGGACGGCAAGCTAATCCAAGGTCAGGGACAATACCTCGCCGACTTAACCACCCAAAATCTGCTCCATGTGGTGCTGGTGCGAAGCCCCTACGCCCATGCCCGCTTGGGCCAGATAGACCCCTCCGAGGCCCTGCAAATACCGGGTGTAGTTGCCATTTACACTTCAAAAGACCTTCCACACATATTTGCCCCGGCCTCAGGAGCACGTGACAGCAAGGTAGCCCCACACCCAGTTTTGGCAAGGGATACGGTTCGCTATGTGGGCGAGCCCGTAGCGGCTATTGTAGCCACCTCGCTGGCTGCAGCCGAGGACGCTGCTCTACAAATCTATGTTGACTACGACCCCCTACCGGCCCATCCGGTTCCATTGCAGGCCCTGTACGCCGACCCCCTGCATCCCGAGTTACAAACCAACATTGCTCTACAGCGCACCACCCGCTCAGGAGATTCCGCCGAGGCTTTCCAGAAGGCCCACAAGGTGGTGCGGGCTCAGCTGTTGCAGCAGCGGGTGGCACCGGCCCCGATGGAACCCAGGGGCATTCTGGCCAGTTGGGACGGCATTCGCGAGGTTCTTACGGTTTGGTCGAGCACCCAGATGCCCCACGACCTGCGCAGTGCGGTGGCGGAAAAGCTGGGGCTGGCCGAGAACCAGGTGCGGGTAATTACCCCCGATGTGGGCGGGGCCTTTGGGGCCAAGATTAACGTGTATCCCGAGGAAATTCTGGTGGCATACCTGGCCAAAAACCTGGGCAAAAGTGTGCGCTGGGTGGAAGGGCGCGGCGAAAGCTTCAGTGCCACCATCCACGGGCGGGCCCAGGTGGCCGAGCTCGAGATGGCCTTTGACGCCGACGGAAAAATTCTGGGCTTGCGCGGGCGCGTAGTGGCCGATTTGGGCGCCTATGCCCTCGAGACCACCCTGGGCAACGTCCCCGGCACCATCCTGATGCTACAAGGCCCCTATGAAATCCCGACGGTGGAACTGGAAATGCTGGGCGTTTACACCAACGCCACCCCTACTGGGGCCTACCGGGGGGCGGGGCGCCCGGAGGCCACCTATTACCTGGAACGCCTGATGGATATGGGCGCACGGGAGCTGGGCCTCGACCCGGCGGAGATCCGCCGCAGAAACTTCATCCAGGGCCCCTTCCCCTACAAAACCCGCACCGGCGCGAAATACGACTCGGGGGCCTATGCCGAGGTCTTGCAGAAGCTGCTCGAGGTAAGCCGCTACCAGGTGCTGCGCGCCGAGCAAGCCCAGGCCCGCAGCCAGGGGCGGCTGGTCGGTATCGGATTGTGCAGCTATGTGGAGATCACCGGCTACGGCTGGGATACCGGCGGGGTACGCATCAACCCCGACGGCAGCGCTGTGATTTTTACCGGCACCTCCCCCCACGGCCAGGGCACCCAGAACGCCTTTGTGCAGATTGTGGCCGAGCGGCTGGGCCTCTCACCTGACCGCATCAGCGTAGTGCAGGGCGATACCCTGGCTATTCCCTATGGCATGGGTACGGCGGGCAGCCGCACGCTCTCGGTCGGGGGTTCGGCGGTGCTCAAAGCCGCCGACGAGGTGCGGGCCAAGGTGCAAAGAATCGCCGCGCATCTGCTGGAGGCCGCCCCAGAGGATATAGACCTGCTCGAGCAGGGCTGGGGGGTGCGCGGCACCGACCAATCGGTGAGCCTGGAGCAGGTGATCGCAACAGCCTTCAACCCCCGCAAGCTGCCACCGGGCCTGGAGCCAGGGCTCGAGGGACACGCTAGCTTTGCCCTGAAGGACGCCAACTACCCCTTTGGGGCCCACCTGGCCATGGTCGAGGTAGACCCCGAGACCGGCCAGATAAGCATTCTCCGCTACATTGCCGTAGACGACTGCGGGTTGGTGGTCAACCCCCTGCTCTTCGAGGGCCAGCAGCACGGGGGCATTGCCCAGGGCATCGGGCAGGCCCTATACGAGGGCATGCGCTACGACGCTGAAGGACAAAACCTGACCGCGAGCCTCCTGGAGTACGCCCTGCCCAGGGCCGACCAGATTCCCTGGATGGAACCCCACCGCCATCAAACCCCCTCTCCCACCAACCCCCTGGGTGTAAAAGGTGTGGGCGAAGCCGGGGCCATCGCGGCCACCCCGGCGGTGGTGAACGCAGTGCTGGATGCGCTGGGCCTTGCCCACCTGGATATGCCCCTCACGCCGGAGAAGGTCTGGAAGCAAATATCACTCTAG